In a genomic window of Flammeovirga agarivorans:
- a CDS encoding MbnP family protein, with product MKNTLLLLFFSLIFLTSCDTYKENFDVDGTGAITIQFNFLHDRAPLEYNRQYINALGQNYTLSDFRMYISNITLRDTSGTNFYKVKDSYHLLEVIEQSDTSIVITGLPNQAYSELQFSVGVDNAANYNTDQVGDLDPANGMAWNWNTGYKFMLLEGIHLVDSVATKGLTYHIGGDANYRTVKFSDEELNLGSTPNIVIELDVNVDFVFGDKSEYGLPEDQRKTNFIDLNDDTDQDTMFGPNTQKIADNYAQMFVWKDIIAQ from the coding sequence ATGAAGAATACGTTATTACTCTTATTTTTTAGCCTTATTTTTTTAACCTCTTGTGATACATACAAGGAAAACTTTGATGTTGATGGTACAGGTGCTATTACCATACAATTCAACTTCTTACATGATAGGGCTCCACTAGAATACAACAGACAATACATCAATGCACTAGGCCAAAACTATACACTTAGTGATTTCAGGATGTACATTTCTAATATTACTTTAAGAGATACATCAGGTACTAATTTCTATAAGGTAAAAGACAGTTATCACTTATTAGAAGTAATTGAACAAAGCGATACTTCTATTGTAATTACAGGATTACCGAATCAAGCATATTCTGAGCTCCAATTTTCTGTAGGTGTGGACAATGCCGCCAATTACAATACAGACCAAGTGGGCGATCTAGACCCTGCCAATGGAATGGCTTGGAACTGGAATACAGGATATAAATTTATGCTTCTTGAAGGCATACACTTAGTAGATAGTGTAGCGACGAAAGGCTTAACCTACCATATCGGAGGTGATGCTAATTACAGGACTGTAAAGTTTAGTGACGAAGAATTAAACCTTGGTAGTACTCCCAATATTGTTATTGAATTAGATGTTAATGTAGATTTTGTCTTTGGTGATAAATCAGAATATGGTTTACCGGAAGATCAAAGAAAAACAAATTTCATTGACCTAAATGATGATACAGACCAAGACACAATGTTTGGTCCTAATACTCAAAAAATCGCCGACAATTATGCTCAGATGTTCGTATGGAAAGATATTATTGCACAGTAA
- the dcd gene encoding dCTP deaminase: MVLSDSQILQEIESGNILIEPFDQESLGTNSYDVHLGRHLAMYKSDVLDAKMHNEIDTFEIPDEGFILHPGKIYLGVTKEYTETLAHVAFLEGLSSVGRLGISINANSRAGDVGFCNTWTLEISVAQPVKVYKNMPIGQLFYLKVDGDIQNFYHFKKDAKYINRTMKPVESMMYKKKF; the protein is encoded by the coding sequence ATGGTTCTTTCAGACTCACAAATTTTACAGGAAATCGAGAGCGGAAATATCTTGATTGAACCTTTTGACCAAGAATCATTGGGTACCAATTCTTATGATGTTCATTTGGGTCGTCACTTAGCGATGTACAAAAGTGATGTTCTAGATGCTAAAATGCATAATGAGATTGATACTTTTGAGATTCCTGATGAGGGGTTTATCTTACATCCTGGTAAAATTTATTTGGGCGTTACCAAAGAGTATACAGAAACACTGGCACATGTAGCCTTTTTAGAAGGTTTATCGAGTGTTGGTAGATTGGGGATCAGCATCAATGCTAACTCAAGAGCCGGAGATGTCGGTTTCTGTAATACATGGACACTAGAAATCAGTGTCGCACAACCAGTAAAGGTTTATAAAAACATGCCAATTGGTCAACTTTTTTATTTAAAGGTTGATGGAGATATTCAAAATTTTTATCACTTCAAGAAAGACGCAAAATACATTAATAGAACCATGAAACCTGTGGAATCTATGATGTACAAAAAGAAATTCTAA
- a CDS encoding class I SAM-dependent rRNA methyltransferase, giving the protein MEKIYIKKNKLKALDNRHPWIYSGAVAKMPESLNDGDIVEIVTGEKLLGYGFYAPGNQIVCRVFDYTRRPIDPTTQEYWNEKIASAYAMRQAHVISEETNCYRLIHGEGDFFPGLIADVYNDLVSVQILIKGVDRIAPMIVKAIQNLGFERIYNKSKEISKRLENVETPKGWLTEKQGSPKVEVVENGVKFWVDVETGQKTGFFLDQRDARALVGKYSKDAKVLNTFSYSGGFSMYALKAGAKLVHSVDASQPAIDLCDENATLNGFTNGENGDHQGFCADVFEHLNKMDSNDYDVVILDPPAFAKSAKVVTQAARGYKQLNLKALRKIKKGGIIFTFSCSQKIDKELFRKIVFQAAAEAHRNVRILHQTTQPNCHPINIFYPENEYLKGLVLYVE; this is encoded by the coding sequence ATGGAAAAAATATACATAAAGAAAAATAAACTAAAGGCCTTAGACAACCGTCACCCATGGATCTATTCGGGTGCTGTTGCGAAAATGCCAGAAAGCCTGAACGATGGTGATATCGTCGAAATCGTTACAGGGGAGAAGTTATTAGGGTATGGGTTTTATGCTCCAGGTAATCAAATTGTTTGTAGAGTATTTGATTATACAAGAAGACCTATAGATCCTACCACTCAAGAATATTGGAATGAGAAAATTGCGAGTGCTTATGCTATGCGTCAAGCACATGTGATCTCTGAGGAAACAAATTGTTATCGTCTAATTCATGGTGAAGGTGATTTCTTCCCTGGATTAATCGCAGATGTATACAATGACTTGGTTTCTGTTCAAATCCTTATCAAAGGGGTGGATAGAATTGCTCCTATGATTGTAAAAGCCATTCAAAACCTTGGATTTGAGCGTATCTACAACAAATCGAAAGAAATCTCTAAGCGTTTAGAAAACGTTGAAACGCCAAAAGGTTGGTTAACCGAAAAGCAGGGATCTCCAAAAGTAGAAGTAGTAGAAAATGGAGTGAAATTCTGGGTAGATGTTGAAACAGGTCAAAAGACGGGCTTCTTCTTAGATCAAAGAGATGCTAGAGCACTTGTAGGTAAATACTCAAAAGATGCTAAAGTATTGAATACTTTCTCTTACAGTGGAGGGTTTTCTATGTATGCATTAAAGGCTGGAGCCAAATTGGTACACTCTGTTGACGCCTCTCAACCTGCCATAGATCTTTGTGATGAAAATGCAACACTCAACGGATTTACTAATGGGGAGAACGGAGATCACCAAGGTTTCTGTGCGGATGTATTTGAGCACCTCAACAAGATGGATTCTAATGATTATGATGTTGTCATCCTTGATCCTCCGGCATTTGCCAAATCAGCCAAAGTGGTTACTCAAGCTGCTAGAGGGTATAAGCAGCTCAACCTTAAGGCATTAAGAAAAATCAAAAAAGGCGGTATCATTTTCACCTTCTCTTGTTCTCAAAAGATTGATAAAGAGTTATTCCGTAAAATAGTATTCCAAGCAGCTGCTGAAGCACATAGAAATGTAAGAATTCTTCATCAGACTACTCAACCAAACTGCCATCCTATTAATATTTTCTACCCAGAAAATGAATATTTAAAAGGTTTGGTCTTATATGTTGAATAG
- a CDS encoding glycosyltransferase family 2 protein, translating into MQKVSVITISFNCELEIEPTLKSVIAQDYPQLEYIVVDGNSSDKTPEIISKYKNDIDIFVSENDKGIYDAMNKGTQLATGDWVIFMNAGDYFFDHETVAKVFAQLEDGTELLYGNHEVVYDQFSKVKQAFPADHLWKGMVCSHQSLFVKRELLLEYPFQWEDWRISADFHFIFNRWIEKRKFQHVDTYVAKYAAGGLSETSSIPSKLETWAIVKEHMNTPEVDDFYKKLIQYEKIVNIPRKLLGAKAFELLMKWKNQITGGKVK; encoded by the coding sequence ATGCAAAAAGTAAGCGTTATAACCATTTCTTTTAACTGTGAGCTAGAAATTGAGCCCACACTAAAAAGTGTTATTGCACAAGATTATCCACAGCTAGAATATATAGTTGTTGATGGTAATTCTTCTGACAAGACACCTGAAATCATTTCGAAATACAAAAATGATATTGATATTTTTGTTTCCGAGAATGACAAGGGAATCTATGACGCAATGAATAAAGGGACACAATTAGCTACAGGAGATTGGGTGATTTTTATGAACGCTGGAGACTACTTCTTTGATCATGAAACAGTAGCCAAAGTATTTGCCCAACTAGAGGACGGAACTGAATTACTTTATGGCAACCATGAAGTGGTTTATGATCAGTTTTCTAAAGTCAAGCAAGCTTTCCCTGCTGATCACCTTTGGAAAGGGATGGTTTGTAGCCATCAATCACTTTTTGTGAAGAGAGAATTACTTCTTGAGTATCCATTCCAATGGGAAGATTGGAGAATCTCAGCAGATTTCCATTTTATTTTCAATCGATGGATAGAAAAGAGAAAGTTTCAGCATGTAGATACTTATGTTGCTAAATATGCAGCTGGTGGTCTTTCAGAAACTAGTTCTATCCCATCCAAATTAGAAACTTGGGCCATTGTGAAGGAACATATGAATACTCCAGAAGTAGATGATTTTTACAAGAAACTCATACAGTATGAAAAAATTGTCAACATCCCAAGAAAGCTATTAGGGGCAAAGGCTTTTGAATTATTGATGAAATGGAAAAATCAAATTACTGGAGGGAAAGTAAAATAA